The Planktothrix agardhii NIES-204 genome segment ACTTCCTTCCATGTTGAACAAACAAAACAGTTCATGGCGGAATTGTTCGGGGGGACAAGTGTGTCTGAACAAGAAGGATTCTACAAGAGTTCCCAATGGGGAATGATTCGAGAAAAAAGTGTGGTTGTGCGTTCCTACACCACCACAGCAACGTTAGAGCAACATTTCCCCTTGTTGCTTTGCTTCGTGCGCTACCTGCAAATTCAATTGCGACAAGAAACCATGGGAGTTGAAATGGATGACAAATTCCTAATGATTCAGTTTACTTAAACTGAATTTAAAGATAGGTTAGTTGAGATCTAGGTTGCAGAATCAGATTTCAATTAACCTAATTTCAATAAAATTAAGGGTTGACAAATGCTCTAAATCTGCTAAGATAATCTCAGTTCAATCAAAACTAAATATCTGGTCACACCTCAAGGTTTTAGGCAATTTTTTTTCCTGAATCGAAGTTCAACTTAGAACTCGGTTTGGGGCTTAAAAAACTAAAGGGTAGCCAGTATGAACTTCCAAAAACCTGCTTCTCAATCGGTTAACAATTCAGTAAACACCTCTAAAAAGGTTCAAGATTTACTCCTTTACATTGAGCAAAGCCCTGAATCTGCCCAATTAGTTGAAGAAGCGAAAAATCCTGCTAAAAATACCCAAAATCAAGAACCGAAACAAGGGCTAATTGAGAAGTTGTTGGGATTAGTAATTGCTGATCCTAAAGACTTTCATGGTCGTGCCATCGTCTCAGAAAATTTGGCAAAAGATAGCCAATATACGGCCGCTTTAGTGTCCATCAGCAGCTTGCTCAATGCGGCGACTAACTTTCCCCTGCTCTACTTTGCCTTTAAAGATTTGGGAATCCTTGCAGTTCCGATGACGGTGCTGGCTAATGCTCTGATTCTCAAATATACCAACGATTCAGCCGTGGCGACATCTGCGCGTAAACCTCACAGTCGCTCTTGGTCAAATTGGGCGATCACAGCCATGCTCAGTCTCAACGCTCTCCAGTCTATCGTGGCTGGAGTAGGAACAGAATTGCTACTCAATTCATCCGGTTTAAGCCAACTTAAAGCCCAGGAATTAATCAAAGAACAAATTAACCGTGTAGAAACCCTCAAACAAATTGATAGCCCTCAATATAAAGATGCTTTAACACGATGCGAAAGTGGAGAAAAAGAGTTAAGCCAACTGGATAAAAGTCACCCCCGATGGCAGTCGCTTTTCGTGCAATTGTATGGGACATGGGAACAGCGCGATCGCAACTGGGAAAACGTCCCCTTAGAACAATTGCCCTTGTGTCCTCAAGTCGAACAGTTACGGGAAGACGCTTACCAAGCTTATGAAACCGCTAAAGAACAACTGCAACAGTCTCTAACAGTCCGTGCCACGATGGGTAATGACTTGGCATTTCTGCAACAAAAAATGCCTCTGGTTTATACCCAACACTTCACCCCATCCGGTGAACTGTCCTCTGGACTCGAAGCCTCTCGGTTAGCAATTCTCAGTTTCATCGCTAAATTGACCCAGGGAGACTGGTCAGGATTAGGATTTCCTCTGTTCTTCCTGCTGCTATCCCTGATCACTAGCGGTTGTGCCTGTGTGATCACCATTGCCCTCAGCTATCGCCAAGATACCCAAAAATCCTTCAGTGAAGCGGTTCAACTCCAGCGAGATATCTGGTTAGAAACCCAGCGTCGAGAACTGATGGCTCAACAACATAAGGATCTGAAGGATTAAATCTCTCCTCCACGTCCTGTAAAGGCATTCCACAAAGTTCCTCACCCACTCAGCAACCCTTGGAGATTCAACCATGAACGGACAAAACTCAACTTCCCTCAATGGCATTGCTCACGTTCCTAACTCCACAACATCTCCTCTCATTCCTCTACTATCAACCGCTCAAGCTGCGGAAGAGTCACCTGACCAGTACCAGATGCGGTTATTAAGTTTATGGATCAATGAAGTGAAGCAAACCGGACGAATTGACTATCCTGAGTTAGTGCAACTCCTTGATCAAGTGCATGAAGTGGAAAATGCGACGGATGGGGCGGTGTTGATGCAGCAGCAGTGCGATGTTCTGGTGCAAAACTTGAAACGAGCGCAAACCCATATCCGCGAAGCGGCTCAAGAGATTCAGTTTCACCTTAATGAATTGGCAGGTGCTTTAAAAGACGGGACTTTAAGCAATACAGAAGAAAAAGAGTTGCGATCGCTGATTCGAGAAAAAACCCAACAGTTTCTACAAGGCGTGGAATACCTGCTCGATGTTACTCAACATCATGTCTATCAACCTTCCCAACCCTGGAAAAAGTGGATGCGCCGCACAGAAGACACTGAAGCCGAAACAGTCCGTAAATGGATGAATGACCTCAACTACATTCGTCAGTACATCGCACAACAGGCTCAGGTTGGGGTTTTAGCCGGAAACTTCCCAACGGGAAATTCCAAAACTCCTGACTTCCGGCGACTCCATAAATACTTGGAAAATGCACCCGGTTTTGGAGATTTGTTAGGTAACTTTGTGCAACGGGCTTTAAGCCATAAAGTTGCGGGGGGAGGTAAGTTTGGAATTCCTAAAGGGTACTAGAAGCAAGGCAAAAGGCAGATTTAAACATTAAACAGGAGAAAATAATGGCTAAATTTATGGATTATGTTAATAACGGTGAACGGCTTTCTACACAAAAGTTTCAGGATGAATATGCCAGAGGACGGCGAGATTTTAGCTATACAAATTTGACTGAAATTAAGTTACCGGGGATGAATTTATGCGAGATTGACTTACGCCGTGCAGTTCTGTACAAAGCTAATTTGCAAGGTGCCAATTTAAGCCAAGCCGACTTAGAAGGAGCGAATCTCAGCTATGCTAACCTCAGTGATGCTAATCTGAGTTGGGCAAATTTGAGTGGTACAAATCTGGCCCATACAAAGTTACATCATACTAACCTCAGTTGGGCTGATTTGGATGCTGCTAATCCTGAACACGCTCAATTAAAGTTAACAACAATTACGGCAGTACGTCTTCCTTGGGGAGTGTACATTATCAGTCATAAAAAAGCGAGAAAGGAATTTAACGAGAATTAAAACATAAAAACTCTCCCCAAAATGGGGAGGGTTAAGCTGTTACCCATTTACACTGAATAACCTATTACAGCTTAACAGTCATTTTGAATACTAGGTATGTTGTTGCGCTTCAGCGCGAAAAAACTTATTGGCGCTAAAGCGCAATAACGTACTTTTGAAATGTACCATTTTATTGTGGAGTTTTGCCCAAGTAATTGATTCTGCGATCGCCCGCACAAATTCAATATCTTGAGAACAAATTAACTGATGGGTTTGATATTTGAAGGGACGTGGGGGTGTAAGTTCTAAACTTCCTAACTGATCCCCATGAACATTAATATAATAGACAGGAATTTGGCGAGTTGCAATTAAAACTTGAGTTTTGCGGGAGAGGTTACAAATACCAAACAGAATAATTTGGGTAACTCGGTTAATGGGAACCCCTAAACACAACTGCTGTTTATGGAAAACTTGCAGGTAACGAGAATGCACGTCAATACTGGAACCTGGATGAATGACATAAATTGTTGGCATAAACACAATTTAACTCTAGGGTAAACTCAGGAAAAACGTAAACAGTAATTAGTTTTTACGGTTTATTTTTTCCTTTGAGCTAATTTTTGCAGAGCTTTATATAGGTTTATATCTAGGTAAAATTAAGGTTTATATAAGTTTGTATATAAGTTATATATCTTTCTTATTTTAATATATTTTTCAATATTTTTTTGAGTATATTTTCTTGATTTTATATCTAAAAAAGCCTCGGATATTTTAAAATCCAAGGCTGAGACTATTTTTAATTTTCCATTAATACGACTAATTTCTTAGTCTAAAATATTTTCTACCAACTATTAGGTAGTGAGGAGACAGTTTCCATTAATACGACTAATTTCTTAGTCTAAAGCAATTGCGAGAACAATGGACACCATCACATTTTGTTGTTTCCATTAATACGACTAATTTCTTAGTCTAAAGGATTATACTGGGTTCTTGGGGCACGATGCAGTATATTGTTTCCATTAATACGACTAATTTCTTAGTCTAAAGTCTAGGCTCATAGAAGCCTTGCTCTGACTGGATTATAAACCCCTAAATCTGAGGGCGTCAAGTTTTGACTTCAATCCATACTATTTATTCTCAATAAACAACAATAAACGATCCTTGAAATCGATACAGAGAGGGCGATCTGAGGGGGTCAACCCAAGAATGAGGATTTCAGCAATTCCCAGACCCCCTCAGAAACTTAACCTGTATCCTTAATTTTTCCAAATCATCGGGCGATAAACTTCCACCTCTCCCATCAAAGCCGCAATATACTCTCGGACTTGTAACTCGATACAACGTCGTAAACTAACTTTGTATCCTGTTTGAGGATGAGTCACTTCAGAATATAACTTTTCCTCCCAGTGTTTCAGGTACTTTTTGAGTGCATCCGGCTGAAGATAAACCCCACCCAATTCATCAGGAGACGTAAAATCTTCAAGCAATAAAATTTTAGAATTGACTAAATAACTCACAAATGAGTCAACAATTTGAGCGCGAAACTCTTCCATCAAATCACTCACCAAAGCCGGATGATTGTCACGGGGAACGTGCAAATTGCCAAAGTGAGTATGCAATCCTGCTAATTCAATAAAAGAACAAACATTTTGACTCAGTAACGTATAACCCAAACTCAATAAACTATTAATCGGATCAGTAGGAGACGGATGCAAACTTATCAACAGTCATGCCATCCACACGATTCGCCAAGCCGCCCAAAGCCGTTCTAGGCTTAAAATCCATAGAAGGTTGTGTTTAAGTGCCTACAACTTGATTATCTGAAGCGTCTATGTTCTCCAAACTGATCCCCACAACTTTGATTCTGATAAAGATGGCATTGGCTGTGAAGGACGTTAATTCTATATCAAATGGGATTAAATCTACTATTAGTTGACCAATGATCATTCATAAAGTCATCTATATCGGATTGTTCCATATCAACTGAAAAGCAATAAAGACTTGTACAAACATCATTAGCTGACATCTTTCGCGGATATTTGTCGTTCTCATAAGTTTTGGCATAAATCTTAACTCTCCCAGTCCAACCATTCGGAACTTGAGCAATATCTTTCTCGTTGACAAGTCCCATATTAATAAACCCAGGCTGTCCGTCTAATTTACCTTCCAGACTAACTTTATCCTTGCCATTAACATTCAGAAAACTACTCCTAACGGTTAGTTCTTCTCCATTCCAAGCATTCAACTGGGGACGAGCAAAAGCGGTGAATTGAACGGCATAAATTGTTATTAACCAAACTTTTTTATTTTCTAAATTCTTTAGTTCTTCAATAATCTCATCACAAAATAATAAGAAAACTAATCCCGCAGTTCCCGATTTAGCTAAATGATTAACCCTCCAATATGATGCCGCCCAAGTCTTCGGAGGATAAGGTTTACGGAAAGGATTAAGAGTTTCCCTCATAATAACCTCAGTCGAAGCTCTAAATTTAGCCGTAACTTCTTTAACTAATCTATCATCATCATTAGCGGCTTTATGAGCCAATGCTGCACCCATTTCGGCTCTATAAGCGTCACGTTCACGAAGTGCGATCGCATCTTGAACAGCATCAGATACAACAAGAGAAAATAAAGTAAATCTATAATCCATTGGAATTGTATCTTCCTTGAGATTAGGTTGTCGATAATAACTATTAACTAAACTAACTATTCGAGTAACAGTATCAGTTAAATTGTTATTCACCAAACAAGGACGAGTAAAATAACAATCATCAGATTTTAAGTCTGCCAACCATTGAATATCAGCACCAGATTTATCAAGAAATTCCTTAACAACTTTTAGACCATCTTGATTATTAGGATAAGCTGATTTTAAACTATCAACAGCTATTTGTAATTCTTGGGAAAGAAAATCAATTATCCTCATTTCCCCTTCTTTTGGGATATCTAAAACAATTAATTCCGCACCAATAGCTCTAGCCCGTCCGAGTAAACTAGCGACTACTCCGGTAATATCATTCATTGAATTAATAGCAATTTGTTGAAGACTTCCCGTGAGTGCAACCTTGGGAAACTTCTTAACCTTTGGTGGGGCATCCATATCATATAAAGCCATTGTTAAGTTAGGATATCGACTACTATTTATTAATTGAATAAAGTCACCATCAGTATCACGACCCAGACTCAACAAAAGCTCACGAGTTGCGGCTAAAACTCCCCTAGTATTTCGGAATCTTCCTTCATGAAAATTCTCCCACAGTTGAACATCTCCCCAATGCCGCATAGGGTTACAAAATACGATATATTGACCTTCATTGAAACTTGGTGAGCAGAAAACTTTGGGTTTAAATACAAAATCATTACCATAGGCTTTCTGATATTTCTCTAAACTTGTATCGGGAGTACACATAACAGAATAAAACCTAACTCCGGCTGATTTAGCAAGGTTTTTCCACATCTCCCTAAGTCTAAATTTAACCTTGAGAAGAACATAAGGATGTAATATTAAAACCCCTTTTTTATCAGCTTTAATTATCTTGAGAACCGAATCAACATAAGCTACTTCAGCATCGGGGTTATCGTCAAGGTTTGCTAATTCTTGTTCAGCTTCATCAAGGTCAATTCGGAGAACATCAGCTAATTTATAAATATCATCAAGGGCAGTGCTTAATTTCTGACATTTCTCATGGAGTTTTGATATTATTCCATCTTCTTCAAGGGTTTCAAAACTAAACCATTGCCACAACATCCAACCTGGTTTAGCACGCCGTTCCTCGGCTTCATGCACAACACCAATTAGAACTTTACCAGTATAATTCCCAGGTGCGGGTTTATTACCTTTAAAACAAGAGAGGGGAATAACTAAATCAACTCCGGCAAATCTAGGATCAGTTTCAAATTTATAGGAATGACTTGCTGTTCCTTTGATTGTCCATTCTTTAAAGATGGCGGCTCGGATTTGAATTGTTGTAGGGTTATCTTCATTGCCAATTGTTTCCCAACTTTCTAATAAAGTCAGAAGGCTTTTAGATAATTTAGCATGACAATCTCCCGTATCCCAATGGGTATTATTTACTCCATCATCTTGAGGGCTACTATCAGAAGGATTCCGTCTTTCATCATCAACAACAATATACTTGATTTCCCTATAAAACATTCTATTGCATCCGGTATGCAAAATACTCCCGTAAATTATTCGTTTCCAGTCGTCTTTTTTAGGAAAATAATCTCTACCAATTGTTCTTTTTGGAGTAAATAAAAACCTCCCATGTGTTCTTGAATTAGAAGCTAAATCCAAAAAATAAGGGTCAGAAACAGCAGGAACTTTAAAAGGGTCTAATAAACTGGGGTTAGTTGATGTTTTAGGAATTTCACCAATAATAAATTCTTTAGCCGGATATAAAGCTGCCAACATTGTATTACGCAAAACTACTGGTGGTGAAGTTGAAAACCTCTGGTTTGTACAGTCCCAAACATAGAAAGTCGATATCGTTATTATTTGACCTTCTGTTCCATCTTCTTTAAGTTTTATATTCTCAAATGTTGTTGGCATAATTTCTCCTTAATTAATTTACTAATTAGTAATTCATAATTTGTAATTGATTAGAAGGGTTCTTCTGCAAAATGTTTTAACGAATCCCAGGTAGTTGTTTGAATGGTTTTATCAGAAATTTCTATAGGTTCATTAATATTTGTTAAATCAAACATTAAGGCAACTTCTTCATCATCATTGACATTAAATGCCCAAAATTTAACATAAGTAGATTTAGCTTCATTGAGCATCCGTTTGGAGAAATCAATAATGTAATCTCTCATTTGCTTCTCATTCATATCGTAAGTTCCGGCAAAACCCGTATCGGGTGAACCTGATAATCTGGTTCCAAAAAGATAGACAAGTCTACCAAATTTTACTTTCTTATCACTTAATTTAAAAGCAACTAAAATTAGTCCAGCAACCAGAGCAATCCAAGGCGCATAACCCATCAAAACTGCCCAAGCTCCACCAAATAAAGTTCCAGTAGCACTCCCAATTTTAGGCACTAATTGAGGTAAAGATTGTAATAGTCCTGCTGATAAATACCTACTAACTTCTGCACCTGCCGAACCAATAGCTTTACAAACAACTGATGTTACCGTATGGGTTAATACTTCTAATATCTGATTAGGAATACTAAACATTGATAAAAACCAATTTGCCAGTTTGTTAATTACCCCTACAACATCCCCTAACTTTGGTGTTGCTGTTGGTATTATTAATTCTATTGCTCCAAAACTCCCATAATTTACTATTGGTATTGATTGAGAACTAGAACTAATTCCCATAAATTTCTTAACAAAACTTCTGAGACGATATAATTGATTTTTAATTGTATTAGAAGCGTTTTCCCCAGCTTCTGCAATTAATCCTTCAAGTTCAGTAATTTTATCTTGAAGATAATTTAAACCAAATTTATCAGCAAATTGATTAATAGTTGATTGAGCTTGAGATTGAATCCCTCCAACTTTAGATTGAAGATTCGTTATTTCACTATTTAATAAGGGAATATTGAGGGTTTCATTGTAGGCAGAAATCCCCATAACATAATAATATTCATCATCAGAACTTGGGATATCACGACTCATTATATTGTTGGCATAAGCTACTAGATTTTGACCCTTATAGAGTTTTGTATTATAGGCTTTATTAATCCCATAGATTGATTCTAAGGTAACTAATCCTGCCAGAATTGAAATATCAGGAAGGGCGATAAGTTGTTCGGCTATCTGTTTTATCGGTTCTAATATTGGTTCAGTTAATCCTGTTAGGGTACTAACAACAGGAAAATTATTAACCCCATTATTGATCAACCCATAAATTTCAGAACCAATCTCTAAGATATCTTTTCCTAACCAATTCTTAGATTCCCCAGAATCAACAACCCGACTCTTTAATGTTTGTAGGTATTTTGCTGTTAATAACACCATATTGTTATTTGTTATTGGTAATTTGTTATTAGTTTGTTATTTAGCAATCGCAAATTATCAGGTTTAAGATTGCGATTGCTAGATTAATCGCGGGGTTAATCTATTAATACCTGATCAATGGAGTAATAGCAATTTTGATTCAAGTATGTCGGAGATGGTAATACTGTAATTGAATTATTGATACCATATCGACAAATTCCTACAGCCAGAGTATTACCTGCTGCTGCATTAACAGATATGGGAAATTCCTTATAAGGAATTACATTAAATCCACTTGGAATCGTACCAATATTTGCACCAACGACGGCACTATTCACACCACTTATGGTAATTTGAACGCCACCTTGAATATGAATAAATGATCCGGCTCTACGAACTTTTAAGTTGCCTGTCCCGGCATTTAAAGGAATCAGGACTTACGCAAGCACGCTATATATAGCGTACTAAAAGTAGGCGATCGCATACCAATGATAATAGCAATCACCCTAAAAAGTCCTGATTATTCATTTAAAAATAAACCCAAAAGAATCAAACAAGTTCCATTTTTATCGAAGGACAATTCAGTTCTTTGATTAAATAACTGGACAAAGATTCAGCTTTTAACTGATAGACTGTTTTCTTTGTCAGATGAGCTAATCTTTTCAATTGATTCCAAACTAAAAGGTCACAAGCAATATGATTTCTTTGAATACTAGCTTTACGACACTGGCAAGATTCAATCCCAGTTAACTGCTTAATTTCTCGGTGAAACTCCTCTATTTTCCAGCGAATAGCACAGGTTTTTTTCGTATCCAATGTGGATGCTTGAGTTAAGTCATTAGTTGCTACATATTCCGTTCTGTTGGTAGAAACAATAACCCGAAATAGCTTGACTTTATGAGATTTAGGGAAATTTTTGATTTTGATTAACTTCCCTGATTTTTCTTCAGTATTAGACCAGTTTAACTTTTCAATTGATTGGTATTTTTCTTTTCCTCTTGTGTCATCTACTAAACGATTCTTTTTCAATGGGCAATAATAAATTTTTCCTAATTCTTCAATCATTGCCATTAGTTTTTGTGACCCATACCAGCTATCCATAAGGACTTTTGCGAAGGGTAGTTGTTTTTCTGTCACCAGATTATTCAACATATCAGCTACATGATCTAGTTTGGTTTTATTATCATATTCTGGATCATATATGCGATAATCAATTACCCAAAATAAACCCAGTTCTGGATTAACATAAACACAGTTAACCAGCCCAATACCTGACAGTACACGATGTTCTGTTCCGCTATATTGACGACGGACTAATTCAATCTTTTCCCCGAACCTTTTATCTAATACTGTATCATCAAAAATGATCGCACTATTTTCACTGATTTGGATATCTTTTTTGACATTTTGCCACAAAGATTCCGAGGTGAAATTTTCTTTGGTTAAGTAACGATTTATGGTATCATGGCTAACATTTTCTAAGTGTTTGGCTAAGTTATTTAAGGTATAATTGTTTGGGCTGCTCAATAGATATTGGCAGTAATCTAGTTGGCTAAACGACATATTTTTCACCCCAAATTAACTTAATCAGTTTAGCATAAATATTGACTGTTAAATATCTGTCAATCAGCATAATTTTTGTGTCTAAATTTTATATTGCTGGCGCAAATACTTGAACAATTGGCAGCGTTCGCTGGCTTACTGCACACTATATATAGTGTGCCTGCGTAAGTCCTGTTGAAGTAATCAACAAAATCAATTAACTCGTACTCTCCTGTCTATATTGACAGTTCATTAGTTTGGTAACTTGGTTTTCTGATCATCCTAATTGAAGTTTATTTACTTAATACAGTAATGCAGTATTTACTTAATGCAGTGTTTACTTGCTGTTTTATCTCTGTATTGCAGTAGATTTTACTGAATCAGAATCTGACTGAATCCTGCAAACTGTAATAAAATACTTAATTAATGCAGTAAGTAAGTAAATCAGTATGGGAATAATTGCCTTAATCAATCAGAAGGGGGGGTCGGGGAAATCTACCTCGTCAGTGCATTTAGCCTATTGGCTTCAGTTCAAACAGAACTATCGGGTGTTGCTGGTAGATGCCGATGCTCAACGGTCAAGTTCCCAATGGGTAGCCGGGATGGGGATTGAACTTGCTTGTCAGGTGATTCAATCCCCAGATGACATCCTAGAAAAGATTCCAGAGTTAATCAAAGATTACGATTACCTAGTTATTGACGGCCCGGCGAGTCTTTCCGAAGAAACCAGAGCTATTTTATTCCGATGTGATTTAGCCGTAATTCCGGTGCAACCGACGGGTGTTGATTTACGGTCTGCCAGCGATGCCATGCGATTACTCAAACAGGCTCAGTCTGTGCGGGGGGGATTGCCCAAAGGTTTAGTTTTCCTAAGTCGGGCGGTGAAGAATACCAAACTCAAACAGGAGGCGATCGCCCTTTTATCTCAAATCCCCGATGCTAAATTTTTAAAACCCATCATTCACCAAAAACAAGCCATCGCCGATACTTCCGGTCAATCACTAACTGTTTGGGACTTACCAGGACAAGCCGCCAGTGAAGCTGCTATCGAATATGACCGATTATTTAAAGCCATCCTCAAACAATTGCCAGAGGGA includes the following:
- a CDS encoding pentapeptide repeat-containing protein, with the translated sequence MAKFMDYVNNGERLSTQKFQDEYARGRRDFSYTNLTEIKLPGMNLCEIDLRRAVLYKANLQGANLSQADLEGANLSYANLSDANLSWANLSGTNLAHTKLHHTNLSWADLDAANPEHAQLKLTTITAVRLPWGVYIISHKKARKEFNEN